In Paraburkholderia phenazinium, the following are encoded in one genomic region:
- a CDS encoding MFS transporter, whose amino-acid sequence MPIPLLALAISAFAIGTTEFVIMGLLPEVARDLAVSIPSAGLLVSGYALGVAVGAPLLAVVTSKMPRKLALQLLMGVFIVGNVLCAVASDYSVLMIARVVTSFAHGSFFGIGAVVAASLVPQEKRASAIALMFTGLTLANVLGVPFGTFIGQEFGWRTAFWVVAALGVASLAGIAALVPNKHDTGPAGLAHEVRVLKDPQVWMALAMTIVGFGGVFVVFTYIAPILEQVSGFSPRGVTLILVLFGVGLTIGNTVGGRLADRALMPSLMGILLALAVVMAIFTRTSHSQVAAAMTIFVWGIAAFATVPPLQMRVVEKATAAPNLASTLNIGAFNLGNAGGAWLGGLAIGHGMGLDALPWVAAVVSLAALLLTWLAARMDAPVRKGAVGEAI is encoded by the coding sequence ATGCCTATTCCCCTTCTTGCGCTAGCGATTAGCGCCTTTGCCATCGGCACCACCGAGTTCGTGATCATGGGCTTGCTGCCCGAGGTTGCGCGCGATCTGGCGGTGTCGATTCCGTCCGCGGGTCTGCTGGTGAGCGGCTACGCGCTGGGCGTTGCCGTCGGCGCGCCGCTGCTCGCCGTGGTAACCAGCAAGATGCCGCGCAAACTCGCGTTGCAGTTGCTGATGGGCGTGTTTATCGTCGGCAACGTGCTGTGCGCGGTGGCGTCGGACTACTCCGTGCTGATGATTGCGCGGGTCGTGACGTCGTTCGCGCACGGCTCGTTCTTCGGCATCGGCGCGGTGGTCGCCGCGTCGCTGGTGCCGCAGGAAAAGCGCGCCAGTGCGATTGCGCTGATGTTCACCGGCCTCACGCTCGCCAATGTGCTTGGCGTGCCGTTCGGCACCTTCATCGGCCAGGAATTCGGTTGGCGCACGGCGTTCTGGGTGGTGGCGGCGCTCGGCGTGGCATCGCTCGCCGGTATCGCCGCGCTGGTGCCGAACAAACACGACACCGGCCCGGCCGGCCTTGCCCACGAAGTGCGCGTGCTGAAAGACCCGCAGGTATGGATGGCGCTGGCGATGACGATCGTGGGCTTCGGCGGCGTGTTCGTCGTGTTCACCTACATCGCGCCGATCCTCGAGCAGGTAAGCGGCTTCTCGCCGCGCGGCGTCACGCTGATCCTGGTGCTGTTCGGCGTGGGCCTGACGATCGGCAACACCGTGGGCGGCAGGCTCGCCGACCGCGCGCTGATGCCGTCGTTGATGGGCATTCTGCTGGCGCTCGCCGTCGTGATGGCGATCTTCACGCGCACCAGCCATTCGCAGGTGGCCGCCGCGATGACGATTTTCGTCTGGGGAATCGCCGCGTTTGCGACGGTGCCGCCGTTGCAGATGCGCGTGGTCGAGAAGGCCACGGCTGCGCCGAACCTGGCGTCGACGCTGAATATCGGCGCTTTCAACCTCGGCAATGCGGGCGGCGCATGGCTTGGCGGGCTGGCGATCGGCCACGGCATGGGGCTCGACGCGCTGCCTTGGGTGGCCGCGGTCGTCTCCCTCGCGGCGCTGCTGCTCACCTGGCTGGCGGCGCGCATGGATGCGCCGGTCCGTAAGGGCGCGGTCGGCGAGGCGATATGA
- a CDS encoding helix-turn-helix domain-containing protein, translating into MHSPLALVRDPASDALEGPRAAEPFDALEHLVGVNLARLRAERQLSLDALARASGVSRAMLAQIESARSVPSIKVLCKVAAALKVSVAAFLRRHATNGFEHLPADRATRLVSSNGRYSARPLYPDAEPATAEFHELRIAPLHTEPGIRRAPGTTVNLVVSEGTLEVSVHDQRQLLATGDAIVFDADQPHSLRNPGDTEARAFRVTLNAETPPRWDVPHDAARHHAAPV; encoded by the coding sequence ATGCATTCCCCGCTTGCGCTGGTTCGCGATCCCGCGAGTGACGCTCTCGAAGGGCCGCGGGCCGCGGAACCCTTCGATGCGTTGGAACATCTGGTCGGTGTCAATCTGGCCCGCTTGCGGGCTGAGCGGCAGTTGTCGCTCGATGCGCTGGCCCGCGCCTCGGGCGTCTCGCGTGCGATGCTGGCGCAGATCGAATCGGCTCGCAGCGTGCCGTCGATCAAGGTGTTGTGCAAGGTGGCCGCGGCGCTGAAGGTCTCGGTTGCCGCGTTCCTGCGCCGTCATGCCACCAACGGTTTCGAACACCTGCCCGCCGACCGGGCGACTCGCCTCGTCAGCTCGAACGGCCGTTATTCCGCGCGGCCGCTGTATCCCGATGCGGAACCGGCGACCGCCGAATTCCATGAGCTACGCATTGCGCCCTTGCATACCGAGCCGGGCATCCGCCGTGCGCCCGGGACGACGGTCAATCTGGTGGTGAGCGAGGGCACGCTGGAAGTCAGCGTGCACGATCAGCGCCAGTTGCTGGCCACCGGCGACGCGATCGTGTTCGACGCCGACCAGCCGCATAGCCTGCGCAATCCCGGCGACACCGAGGCGCGCGCGTTTCGCGTCACGCTGAATGCGGAAACGCCGCCGCGCTGGGATGTGCCGCACGATGCGGCTCGGCACCACGCCGCGCCGGTTTGA
- a CDS encoding HAD family hydrolase, with product MIDHLICDCDGVLVDSEVIADHVLLETLSATFPGLDFTGAVKTAFGQQTSRFLEGIKTSFDIELPADFLETVEHNVELALSSKLTAVGGVRDALQRVPLPAAVVSNSRMKRVQASVRRAGLQQVFGERVFSAEQVARPKPYPDVYLFAAQQLGVEPAKCLVVEDSVAGLNAARAAGMKTIAFVGASHIPEGYADALRKMGMTRIMEHMDELPALVEAGVRGEFGEVQS from the coding sequence ATGATCGATCATCTCATCTGTGACTGCGACGGCGTTCTCGTCGACAGCGAAGTTATCGCTGACCACGTACTCCTCGAAACGCTCTCGGCCACCTTCCCCGGTCTCGACTTCACCGGCGCCGTGAAGACGGCGTTCGGTCAGCAGACTTCGCGCTTTCTCGAAGGTATCAAGACGTCGTTCGACATCGAACTGCCTGCCGATTTTCTCGAGACGGTCGAGCACAACGTCGAACTCGCGCTCAGTTCGAAACTCACCGCGGTGGGCGGCGTGCGCGACGCGCTGCAGCGGGTGCCGTTGCCGGCGGCGGTCGTCTCGAATAGCCGTATGAAGCGCGTGCAAGCCTCGGTGCGGCGCGCCGGGCTGCAGCAGGTGTTCGGCGAACGTGTCTTCAGCGCCGAGCAGGTGGCGCGGCCTAAGCCCTACCCCGATGTCTATCTGTTCGCCGCGCAACAACTGGGCGTGGAGCCGGCCAAATGTCTGGTGGTTGAAGACAGCGTCGCCGGTCTGAACGCCGCACGCGCGGCCGGCATGAAGACGATCGCGTTCGTCGGCGCGAGTCATATTCCGGAAGGCTATGCGGATGCGCTGCGCAAGATGGGCATGACCCGCATCATGGAGCATATGGACGAACTGCCGGCGCTCGTCGAAGCCGGCGTGCGCGGCGAGTTCGGGGAAGTGCAGTCTTAA
- the glpK gene encoding glycerol kinase GlpK: MQDQYILALDQGTTSSRAMLFDRQGNVISTAQKEFQQIYPRPGWVEHDPQEIWSTQAGVAAEAVTRAGMNGTSIAAIGITNQRETTIVWDRETGHPIYNAIVWQDRRTADFCDELKAQGLEEKVRAKTGLPIDSYFSATKIRWILDNVEGAREKAKQGRLAFGTVDSWLVWNFTKHGLHVTDVTNASRTMLFNIHTLQWDDELLQALDIPRSMLPEVRPSSEVYGPTKTTVFASKIPLAGIAGDQHAALFGQMCTRSGMVKNTYGTGCFLVMNTGDKPIESKNNLVTTIAWQIGDQINYALEGSIFIAGAVVQWLRDGLGIIKSAADIETLARSVQHSDGVYLVPAFAGLGAPHWNARARGTLFGVTRGTTSAHIARAALDSIAYQSLDVLKAMEADSGIRIGELRVDGGACANNLLMQFQADILGVDAVRPKVSETTALGAAYLAGLAVGYWKDVNELQSQWALDRRFTPDLEPGEVKSNLAGWQRAVRAAKAWADTP; encoded by the coding sequence ATGCAGGATCAGTACATCCTCGCGCTCGACCAGGGCACCACCAGCTCGCGCGCGATGCTTTTCGACCGTCAGGGCAACGTTATCTCGACGGCCCAGAAGGAATTCCAGCAAATCTATCCGCGTCCGGGCTGGGTCGAACACGACCCGCAGGAAATCTGGTCGACCCAGGCGGGCGTCGCGGCCGAGGCCGTCACGCGTGCCGGGATGAACGGTACGTCGATTGCCGCCATCGGCATTACGAATCAGCGCGAAACCACGATTGTCTGGGATCGCGAAACCGGCCATCCCATCTACAACGCCATCGTCTGGCAGGACCGCCGCACGGCCGACTTCTGCGATGAACTCAAGGCTCAGGGCCTCGAAGAGAAAGTCCGCGCCAAGACCGGTCTGCCGATCGATTCGTATTTCTCGGCCACCAAGATCCGCTGGATTCTCGACAACGTCGAAGGCGCGCGGGAAAAGGCCAAGCAAGGCCGTCTCGCGTTCGGCACCGTCGACAGCTGGCTGGTGTGGAACTTCACCAAGCACGGCCTGCACGTCACCGACGTCACCAACGCGTCGCGCACGATGCTCTTCAACATCCACACGCTGCAGTGGGACGACGAACTGCTCCAGGCGCTCGACATTCCGCGCAGCATGCTGCCCGAAGTGCGTCCGTCGTCGGAAGTCTACGGTCCCACCAAGACCACGGTGTTCGCCTCGAAGATCCCGCTCGCCGGTATCGCAGGCGACCAGCACGCCGCGCTGTTCGGCCAGATGTGCACGCGCTCGGGCATGGTGAAGAACACCTACGGCACAGGCTGCTTCCTCGTGATGAACACCGGCGACAAGCCGATCGAATCGAAGAACAACCTCGTCACGACGATCGCCTGGCAGATCGGCGACCAGATCAACTACGCGCTCGAAGGCAGCATCTTTATCGCCGGCGCGGTGGTGCAGTGGCTGCGCGATGGGCTGGGCATCATCAAGAGCGCGGCGGACATCGAAACGCTCGCGCGCAGCGTGCAGCACAGCGACGGCGTGTACCTGGTGCCGGCCTTCGCGGGTCTCGGCGCGCCGCACTGGAATGCACGCGCACGCGGCACGCTGTTCGGCGTCACGCGCGGCACGACCTCGGCGCATATCGCGCGGGCTGCGCTCGATTCGATCGCCTACCAGTCGCTCGACGTGCTGAAGGCGATGGAAGCCGACTCGGGCATCCGCATCGGGGAGTTGCGCGTCGACGGCGGCGCCTGCGCGAACAATCTGCTGATGCAGTTCCAGGCCGACATCCTCGGCGTCGACGCTGTCCGTCCGAAGGTCAGCGAAACGACCGCGCTCGGCGCAGCGTACCTGGCGGGTCTCGCGGTGGGCTACTGGAAGGACGTCAACGAGCTGCAGAGCCAGTGGGCGCTCGATCGCCGCTTCACGCCGGATCTGGAGCCGGGCGAGGTCAAGAGCAATCTGGCCGGCTGGCAACGCGCGGTCCGCGCGGCGAAAGCCTGGGCCGATACGCCGTGA
- a CDS encoding LysR family transcriptional regulator, producing MDNLGDIRLFVEAAQLGSLSAAGRKLGLTPAAASARLTKLEAGLKARLFERTTRQLRLTDEGRLYLNCCRQALRALDDAEALLQAGQNVVRGKVRISATSDFGRNLLMHWLDEFNLLYPEVTFALTLSDSLSNLVQEDIDLAIRFGVPQDSSLIARPLAPNRRVLCAAPEYIARRGEPRDPLDLARFDCIVLGTASGPVNEWRFTRGEEIQHYTVPLETARETNDGAVAREWALRGYGIVVKSMWDVEADLRSDGLKVLLRDWRYPDAPLHALYHRNRFMAPRVRVLLDFLAERFAQVSGELEALLGLPALGPLNQSARGEGL from the coding sequence ATGGATAACCTCGGCGACATCCGCCTCTTCGTCGAAGCGGCGCAGTTGGGCAGCCTGTCGGCGGCCGGGCGCAAGCTGGGCCTGACGCCGGCGGCCGCCAGCGCCCGTCTGACGAAGCTCGAAGCCGGCCTGAAGGCGCGCCTGTTCGAGCGCACCACCCGGCAGTTGCGCCTCACCGACGAAGGTCGCCTGTACCTGAACTGCTGCCGCCAGGCGCTGAGGGCGCTCGACGACGCCGAGGCCCTGCTGCAGGCGGGTCAAAATGTGGTGCGCGGCAAGGTGCGCATCTCGGCCACTTCGGACTTTGGCCGCAACCTGCTGATGCACTGGCTCGACGAATTCAACCTGCTCTACCCCGAGGTGACGTTCGCACTGACGTTGTCGGACTCGCTCTCGAACCTCGTGCAGGAGGACATCGACCTCGCGATCCGCTTCGGCGTACCGCAGGACAGCTCGCTGATCGCCCGGCCGCTGGCGCCCAACCGGCGTGTCCTGTGCGCCGCGCCCGAGTACATCGCGCGGCGCGGCGAGCCCAGGGACCCGCTCGATCTGGCGCGCTTCGACTGCATCGTGCTCGGCACGGCGTCCGGTCCCGTCAACGAATGGCGCTTCACGCGCGGCGAGGAGATCCAGCACTACACGGTGCCGCTCGAGACGGCCCGCGAGACCAACGACGGCGCGGTCGCCCGCGAATGGGCGCTGCGCGGCTACGGGATCGTGGTGAAGTCGATGTGGGACGTGGAAGCGGATCTGCGCTCGGACGGCCTGAAAGTCCTGCTACGCGACTGGCGGTATCCAGATGCGCCGCTGCACGCGCTGTACCACCGCAACCGCTTCATGGCGCCGCGCGTGCGGGTGCTGCTGGATTTTCTGGCCGAGCGTTTCGCCCAGGTGTCCGGCGAGCTGGAGGCCCTGCTCGGCCTGCCGGCGCTCGGGCCGCTGAATCAATCCGCGCGCGGCGAAGGGCTATAA
- the glpD gene encoding glycerol-3-phosphate dehydrogenase: MTQGSRYDLLVVGGGINGAGIARDAAGRGLSVLLCEQDDLAAHTSSASTKLIHGGLRYLEYREFGLVRKALQERETLLRAAPHIMWPLRFVMPHMPNLRPAWMIRAGLFLYDHLARRELLPPSRGIDMRRHPAGAPLVESIRRGFVYSDGWVNDARLVVLNALDAEEHGATVLTRTKLVNAVRAGGEWHAQLRRADGTQLDVRAGAIANAAGPWVGELLHGALGRDANHSVRLVKGSHIVTKRLFEHDHAYIFQNPDKRIIFAIPYEHDYTLIGTTDIEYRGDPAQVAITADETQYLCDSINRYFKQQITPADVRWTYSGVRPLLEEEGADNPSAVTRDYRLELDAPASEAPLLSVFGGKITTFRKLAEEAVDELGRALHNPAPAWTAGAPLPGGDIAQANFERFLAQFKQQYPWLPADLAHRYARAYGTRAKSVIGQAHSLAELGRAFAPGLYEAELRYLRDTEWARSAQDVLWRRSKLGLHVEPGTLASVTQGIDDWFASSPVERKPLRQTTASQHA; this comes from the coding sequence GTGACGCAAGGCTCTAGATACGATTTGCTCGTCGTGGGCGGCGGGATCAACGGCGCCGGCATCGCTCGCGACGCCGCGGGGCGCGGCCTGTCCGTGTTGCTCTGCGAACAGGACGATCTGGCGGCACATACGTCGTCGGCCAGCACGAAACTGATCCACGGCGGACTGCGTTATCTCGAGTACCGCGAATTCGGGCTGGTGCGCAAAGCGCTGCAGGAACGCGAAACGCTGCTGCGCGCGGCGCCGCACATCATGTGGCCGCTGCGTTTCGTGATGCCCCACATGCCGAACCTGCGGCCCGCCTGGATGATCCGCGCCGGCCTGTTCCTCTACGATCACCTCGCCCGTCGCGAACTGCTGCCGCCTTCGCGCGGCATCGACATGCGCCGCCATCCGGCCGGCGCGCCGCTGGTCGAATCGATCCGGCGCGGCTTCGTGTATTCGGATGGCTGGGTCAACGACGCGCGGCTCGTCGTGCTGAATGCGCTCGACGCCGAAGAACACGGCGCGACGGTGCTGACGCGCACCAAGCTCGTCAACGCCGTGCGAGCCGGCGGCGAATGGCATGCGCAACTGCGCCGTGCCGACGGCACCCAGCTCGACGTGCGCGCCGGCGCGATTGCGAACGCCGCCGGCCCGTGGGTGGGCGAACTGCTGCATGGCGCGCTGGGCCGCGACGCGAACCATAGCGTGCGCCTCGTCAAGGGCAGCCATATCGTCACGAAGCGCCTGTTCGAACACGATCACGCCTATATCTTCCAGAATCCGGACAAGCGGATCATCTTCGCGATCCCTTACGAGCACGACTACACGCTGATCGGCACCACGGACATCGAATACCGCGGCGACCCTGCGCAGGTTGCGATCACTGCTGACGAAACGCAGTACCTGTGCGATTCGATCAACCGCTATTTCAAGCAGCAGATCACGCCGGCCGACGTGCGCTGGACCTACTCGGGCGTGCGTCCGCTGCTCGAGGAAGAAGGGGCGGACAACCCGTCGGCCGTCACGCGCGACTACCGCCTCGAACTCGACGCGCCCGCCAGCGAAGCGCCGCTGCTGTCGGTGTTCGGCGGCAAGATCACAACCTTTCGCAAGCTTGCCGAAGAAGCCGTCGACGAACTCGGCCGCGCCCTGCACAACCCGGCTCCGGCCTGGACCGCCGGTGCGCCGCTGCCCGGCGGCGATATCGCGCAAGCGAATTTCGAACGCTTCCTCGCGCAGTTCAAGCAGCAATACCCGTGGCTGCCCGCCGATCTCGCGCACCGCTATGCGCGCGCGTACGGCACACGCGCCAAAAGCGTGATCGGCCAGGCGCACTCGCTTGCCGAACTCGGCCGCGCCTTCGCGCCAGGACTTTACGAGGCCGAACTGCGCTATCTGCGCGACACCGAATGGGCCCGCAGCGCGCAAGACGTGTTGTGGCGCCGCTCGAAGCTCGGCCTGCACGTCGAGCCCGGCACGCTGGCGAGCGTCACGCAGGGCATCGACGACTGGTTCGCCAGTTCGCCCGTCGAACGCAAACCGCTCAGGCAAACCACGGCGAGCCAGCACGCTTAG
- a CDS encoding MIP/aquaporin family protein encodes MSPYIAEFIGTAMLVLLGNGAVANVLLARTKGKGADLIVIVMGWAMAVFIAVFMTASFSGAHLNPVVTISLALAGKFAWSKVGGYIAAQMLGGMAGAGLVWMAYRQHFEKETDADIKLGVFCTAPAIRSAPHNFLTEMICTFVLILGVLYLASPQVGLGALDALPVGLLVLGIGISLGGPTGYAMSPARDLSPRLMHALLPIPGKRDSDWRYAWVPVMGPLAGGAAAAWIYLHVH; translated from the coding sequence ATGTCACCCTATATTGCCGAATTCATCGGCACAGCGATGCTCGTCCTGTTGGGCAACGGGGCCGTCGCCAACGTATTGCTCGCCCGCACCAAAGGCAAGGGTGCCGACCTGATCGTCATCGTGATGGGCTGGGCGATGGCGGTCTTCATCGCGGTCTTCATGACGGCGTCGTTCAGCGGCGCGCATCTGAATCCGGTCGTGACGATCAGCCTCGCGCTGGCCGGCAAGTTCGCGTGGAGCAAGGTGGGCGGCTATATCGCGGCGCAGATGCTCGGCGGCATGGCGGGCGCGGGCCTCGTGTGGATGGCTTACCGTCAGCACTTCGAGAAGGAAACGGATGCCGACATCAAGCTCGGCGTGTTCTGCACGGCGCCGGCAATTCGAAGCGCCCCGCATAACTTCCTGACCGAAATGATCTGCACTTTCGTGCTGATTCTCGGCGTGCTGTATCTCGCTTCGCCGCAAGTCGGGCTCGGTGCGCTGGATGCACTGCCGGTGGGCCTGCTGGTGCTCGGCATCGGCATTTCGCTCGGTGGCCCGACGGGCTATGCGATGAGCCCGGCACGCGATCTGTCGCCGCGTCTGATGCACGCGCTGCTGCCGATTCCCGGCAAGCGCGACAGCGACTGGCGCTATGCATGGGTGCCCGTGATGGGCCCGCTCGCCGGCGGTGCGGCTGCCGCATGGATCTACCTGCACGTCCATTGA
- the ribB gene encoding 3,4-dihydroxy-2-butanone-4-phosphate synthase: protein MSLTTFPAPSTIADDAFADLPQLASEPVPPRIAAALQAMRDGRAVVLQDDHDRENEADLIVSAERLTNETMALLIRECSGIVCLCLPDDKVRALHLPPMATRNESRHGTAFTVSIEAREGVTTGVSAADRVTTIRAAIAENAKPTDIVSPGHVFPLRASPGGVLARRGHTEGTVDLAILAGLRPAGVLCELMNADGTMTRGADVERFAAQHNLPMLTIAELVEFRAALAAARECCVDEA from the coding sequence ATGTCCTTGACTACTTTTCCTGCCCCTTCGACGATTGCAGACGATGCGTTCGCCGATCTCCCACAGCTCGCCAGCGAACCGGTTCCGCCGCGCATCGCCGCTGCCTTGCAAGCCATGCGCGATGGCCGCGCCGTGGTCCTGCAGGACGACCACGACCGCGAGAACGAAGCCGATCTGATCGTCTCCGCCGAGCGGCTCACCAACGAGACCATGGCGCTGCTGATCCGCGAGTGCAGCGGCATCGTCTGCCTGTGCCTGCCCGACGACAAGGTGCGCGCGCTGCATTTGCCGCCAATGGCCACCCGCAACGAGAGCCGTCACGGTACGGCGTTCACGGTGTCGATCGAAGCGCGTGAAGGCGTGACGACCGGCGTCTCAGCAGCGGATCGCGTGACGACGATTCGCGCCGCGATTGCCGAGAACGCCAAGCCGACCGATATCGTCAGTCCTGGTCACGTGTTCCCGCTGCGCGCGTCGCCCGGCGGTGTGCTGGCGCGGCGCGGCCATACGGAAGGCACGGTCGATCTGGCGATTCTCGCCGGTCTCCGGCCTGCCGGCGTGCTATGCGAATTGATGAACGCAGACGGCACGATGACGCGCGGCGCGGATGTCGAGCGCTTCGCGGCGCAACACAATCTGCCGATGCTGACGATTGCCGAACTGGTGGAATTCCGTGCCGCGCTGGCGGCGGCGCGCGAGTGCTGCGTGGACGAAGCGTGA
- a CDS encoding TetR/AcrR family transcriptional regulator — translation MPKTLSDEDIHQFREAMRRIAENAFATRGAQGVTMRELARELGCSAMTPYRYFRDKDEILAMVRAAAFTRFAQRLEAAVLAADPANRGTVLSDAYVLFALDEPHAYRLMFDVAQPDDAAHPELAAASQRAWRLLGAHFEPLVAAGRLEGDPRLIAYAYWASLHGFAMLALANQLPPPEGQQGAPESDAHPGPSREAVLAQLRKMLWRGALAQPASK, via the coding sequence ATGCCCAAGACACTCTCCGACGAAGACATTCACCAGTTCCGCGAAGCCATGCGCCGCATTGCCGAGAACGCGTTCGCCACGCGCGGCGCGCAGGGCGTCACGATGCGCGAGCTGGCCAGGGAACTGGGCTGCAGCGCCATGACGCCCTACCGGTATTTTCGCGACAAGGACGAGATCCTTGCGATGGTGCGGGCCGCGGCGTTCACCCGCTTTGCGCAGCGCCTGGAAGCGGCCGTGCTCGCGGCTGACCCCGCCAACAGGGGGACGGTGCTGAGCGACGCCTACGTTCTGTTCGCCCTGGATGAACCGCACGCGTACCGTCTGATGTTCGATGTGGCCCAGCCGGACGATGCCGCCCACCCGGAACTCGCCGCCGCCTCGCAACGCGCATGGCGCCTGCTGGGCGCGCATTTCGAACCGCTCGTGGCGGCTGGGCGCCTTGAAGGGGATCCGCGGCTGATTGCTTACGCCTACTGGGCAAGCCTGCATGGCTTTGCGATGTTGGCGCTCGCTAACCAGTTGCCGCCGCCCGAAGGGCAGCAGGGCGCGCCGGAAAGTGACGCGCATCCGGGGCCGAGCCGCGAAGCCGTGCTCGCGCAGCTGCGAAAGATGCTATGGCGGGGCGCGCTGGCTCAGCCGGCGTCGAAGTAA
- a CDS encoding DeoR/GlpR family DNA-binding transcription regulator, translated as MTRDPRLTLNARQQELLEWVQRDGFVTVDDLAAHFDVTPQTIRRDVNWLADMNLLRRYHGGASLPTSSENVSYTARQRMFHDEKRRIATLVATHIPDQASLFINLGTTTEEVARALNRHRGLRVITNNLNVASMMSGYPDCEVLVTGGIVRPWDKGIVGELAIDFIRQFKVDFAIIGTSSIETDGTLRDFDTREVRVAEAIIEHARTVFLATDHSKFGRPALVRQGHLNQIDALFTDAAPPADMTETLAAAGTQVYVAE; from the coding sequence ATGACCCGAGACCCCCGCCTGACCCTCAACGCACGTCAACAGGAACTGCTCGAGTGGGTGCAACGCGACGGCTTCGTAACCGTGGACGACCTGGCTGCTCACTTCGACGTCACCCCACAAACGATCCGGCGCGACGTCAACTGGCTCGCCGACATGAACCTGCTGCGCCGCTACCACGGCGGCGCCAGCCTGCCCACCAGCTCCGAAAACGTCTCGTACACCGCGCGGCAACGCATGTTCCATGACGAGAAGCGGCGCATCGCGACACTCGTGGCCACGCATATCCCCGATCAGGCGTCGCTGTTCATCAACCTGGGCACCACCACCGAAGAAGTGGCGCGCGCGCTGAACCGCCATCGCGGACTGCGCGTGATCACCAACAACCTGAACGTCGCCAGCATGATGAGCGGCTATCCGGACTGCGAGGTGCTGGTGACGGGCGGCATCGTGCGGCCGTGGGACAAGGGCATCGTCGGTGAGCTGGCGATCGATTTCATCCGCCAGTTCAAGGTGGATTTCGCGATCATCGGCACTTCGAGCATCGAAACCGACGGCACGCTGCGCGACTTCGACACCCGCGAAGTGCGGGTCGCCGAGGCGATCATCGAGCACGCGCGCACGGTGTTCCTCGCCACGGACCATTCGAAGTTCGGCCGCCCGGCGCTGGTCCGCCAGGGCCATCTGAACCAGATCGACGCGCTTTTCACGGACGCCGCTCCACCCGCCGACATGACTGAAACGCTGGCGGCGGCCGGCACCCAGGTCTATGTCGCGGAGTGA